The window AAAATGGAATGTAAAAGAACATTATTTATTTTGCAActtaaataatttcttggcaATGAAAAATCGCACTCGTTAAACGGGCGAGTGATCTGTGATTTGCGCTCACCCGACACTTGCACTGGGCGAGCAGGCGAGTGCCAATGTCCAACCCTGCCAACAGTTTTCGGTCTTCTAGTATTGCAGCTGTAGTTAATTGTTATGCTAATATAAATGTCAGGCTATTTTGCATGACGGGTGTATAGGATGATGCTTGTGTTTATTTTCCAACAGGGGTATGTCCTGTAGTTCCTGATATTAGTTTCAAAGATTCTCAGACTTTCCTTGATCCTTCCTTCACCAAGGGTAAACAGAACAACTCTAGTCGCACAGGCATCTCCATCCAAGATCTGATTGGTCTGTGTAGTCAGGCTCCATTTGGCAGAGATGAGACGACGGTTGTCGACAAGACAGTGAGGTCATGCTGGCAGCTGGATCCTGAGAAGTTCACAATTTCCGACACTCCCACATGGAACAAAGCGTTTGAAGAGCTGAAGGCTGCAGCTAGCTGTGTTCTTGCACCTGGTCTAAAACCCCACAAAGTTGAACTCAGGCTGTATAAACTGTTGGTGTACGAAAAGGGATCATTTTTCCTGCCACATAGAGACACCCAAAAGACTGAAAACCACTTTGGAACGGTTGTTTTGTCAATGCCGGTGAAACACAAAGGAGGTGAATTATTTGTTCGTCACAATGGGCAGGACCGCTGCTACAATTTGGACCCTGGACGGTTGACTGCCAAGTGTCAGTGGGCGGCTTTCTACACTGATGTTGAACatgaaataaaggaaattaCCTCTGGACATCGCATTACACTGATTTATCATCTGTACAGGTACATGTTGctcttttaaaatatttaatttaaaatgtgGTTGCTTAAGTAATGGTCCGCCTaaaaagcaggcagaaaaacaataactACGGCAGTAGCATTGGTTAATTCTATGGTGTTaaattttttaatcaaattaaatcTGGCTGTTTTCGTTGGCCTAAGgagctaaaagcgcgaaatttgaattttaatgGTAAATTCAATCAACTTGCAGTCCAAAGGAAAAACTAATTTTATTGTAGGCAAAATACTAATGACTTCTAAAACTATGTATGCATCAGCAATGTGAAGGGCTTATGTTGTAATCTTattttggtacaatttgtttgCCATCAAATTGTGACTAGACAAGAACACTACCATATAAATTCTTCCCTTTTTGATTGTGATTTAGTGATTGAAATATATCAATTCATTCTTTTCCTATTTAgaaaagttgtgtcctgaaagTGTACATGAGAAAAACAACCTATCCAATATAGCAATTTAAGGGCCCTGGATGCCTTCTCAAAGGGCAAAGATTTTGTGAAATCTAGTGTGAACTAAGTGCCACAGCTGAAGTATATACAATTGATATGTATGCCTCTGGTTAAATATCGTCACTGAGGGCTAATATTGGGACTTCTTGGAATCGCTGAGGAGTCGTCCGGTTGTATATTCTTAAGACCGTCTCAGTTCCTAAATTCTCCTTCAACcaaatttgttttgttctgaCTCGAGTAATTAGAGAGTCATTAGAGATGCAACAATGTTTGAATTTTTCTCTTATTGTATTTCGGTGTGGATCCTGATAATGTCAAGGTGTGAGTGATCTTCTATCGTAGcctataagaaaaaaaaaagcttctttAGATTTATGAAAATACTGGTTTTCCACAAACCGGAGAAAAATTCAAACGGTAAGATCTGGAACAACAACAGGTGCAAATTTCTTAGAAATCAGTACAGCATACCTCAAGTGTTTCGCATCTTCTTTGAAGCTGAATTCTGTCCTggcaaaaaaaatgcaaatctttcgtttttgttctttgtgtCCCGAACTAATAAATCAGCCTATACCACAGAACTTCTCCTCGGCATAATTTGTTTGAAACAACTCTTTGATGCTCACAACTCCATGACCCTGCTCCGAGTGAAATTGACAACAACAAAGCTTCTTGAAGGGCATATGCTATGGTTTTCCGATGATGAAATACTATGAAATTGAATTGTATACGATAAATAACTCCGACAAACTGTAATATATGGATTTCAGAGATATAAGGTAAAGATCTCTGCTTTAGATCTCCAGATTCTCGCCAAGGTAGATTTCCTCAATCGTAAATCCAATATGGCATCACGCCCAGTTCAACACATTTTTGTCTCTTACTTTTGATTGGTGCATAGAATGCTTCTCAAATTTGACTGAGTGACCAATATAAAGGGCATGAGTAAGAATAAGTccaaaaaagccttttttttctatttttctcAGTCAGTTTTCCAAGATTTTTTGTTATttgccaatcagatgcctcaattcaattgaaattaaaaattaaaatagttCACAGCTTTTAATTAAACTTTTGCCGATGGCTTGCTTGCTTGTTACACAGACCATTACTTAAAGTTTCTTAGTTATTGATCAgtaattcaaataattttatgtTTCAGGGTTTTATGGTGCATTAACTTTTTGTATTACTTTTGAGATCATTTTGAAACATGTAAAATGTCTTTATCActtatttaatttaaatgtaTAACACAAGGactttgtctttcttttcacTGCTTCAGTTTCTTAGCTgtgtaataaattatattattcTGACTGGCTATATGAGGGGGTTCTCCTTTGACAATATGAGGGGCATTATTTCTTAAAACTTGCAGTATTTATTGTAACATTTTTTTCACAGAAAATGCCAAAGGTTAGCTGATTATAGCTGACTCAGCACTTTAATGAGATCACTTATGTGATTGTTGACGAATGATTTAAGAGTGCATGTTTCAGAgtaggtaggtaaagtctgcgcTCTATCTAagaggcccatcaggctggaGCTTATCCTGatttcagtagcatgaagcgactaggagtattttggCTCCTTCTGGGATGGGGTgttagtccattgcagggtgaCCCCAGCAGTGAATTTGCcaatacccatttatacacctgggtgaagagaggcaatgtgagagtaaagtgtctttcttaagaacacaacacagtgCCCTAGCTGAGGCTTGAACCTGGGCCACTCAACCCGGAGTCTAGCGCACTAACCATTAGGCCACCACAACTCCAAGGGAGAAACAGAGAATAACTGTTAATTATTATGAGCCCAGTACAATCTAATGGAAAACTTTACACTTAAAGGCTATGGATACAaacataaattaattttaaaatgtaagtaATCCAACTTTTATTAAAGGTAGCATATAACAGTTatacttttattattttatagtGCAAAAAAATCCAAGCTGGTAGCCCCTGTATCTGGTGTTGATTCACACCCTATTATCCAGAGCCTCAAGAAAGTACAAGAGTTTCTAGCAAAGAATGATGACAAAATGTACTATGGATTTTACAATGCAGGGTTTCTTATGGAGCACAAATACACTCCAAAATCTCTCCAACCAAAGGTACTGTTATAGTTCTTTGCACTCCAACCTTAGAGCAGGGCCCCATACCTATAGAACCTATGCATTCATTTCTGTATGGTCATCTTCGTCAGCGGTAAATTGCTCGCAGGTGTGTATGTACAacataaccatatcacaggctcaggTTGGAACTCATCGAggttaagtgttttttttttaagttgaccgctgaccaggttaTGGATTTTCATTGAATCGCGGTCTCCAATATTTTCCCAAATTATAAGAACAAGCCAAAAAACTGGtgttccgcttttaggcttggctaaatctatatattattgaaTTAAAGTCCATTTTCTAGAGGAGTTGGTTTGCTTGGGGGTGTAGGGGGAGCACTTCCTAGTAATGGCCTACTTGGGATGTGCCCCTCAGGCTTGGATGGTTTTGCATTTTCAGCACTGGATCAACTAaaatggggttgcattttcagGAATTTTTAATGGAGTCGCAGATCTTTGGAATTTTGGGAGTAAGAAAATTCTGACAAGTAGGAACAGGAACATAAGTGGTAAAAAATTTGTTGCCATATTTAGCGCTGCTGTTTACATATTTAACAAATGGTTCCCATAACAATGTGGTCTTGCCCAAAAATGACTATTCCACATCACATCTGTCAGAGAGCAATTAAGAAGCTGAAAACACCCCCCAGTTTTAAGGAACTGCATGAATTTTAACCAGTGATTTGAGACAGAACCCCTGTTAGGCACCGGAATGCCAGCAAGTACTGGGTCCTTGTGAAAGCCCTTGGTATACCCTGGCTGGCCTCTCATCTGCCAAATTGCTGGAACAGATTATCGAAGAATTTTTTTAGCcacttttcaaatttgtttgtaTATTGGGTAAGGAGGTAGGATCCTGATATCAAGGACTGTCTTTTACTTCATTGACATCACCTACTGAACTTATGGCAGAGTCTGTAAGCAGGACTCTAGGCTAGCAAGCATCACCCAGGTGACACAGGCAACTAAATTTTGCTATAGGCACCCTGCAACATTGCTCCGTTAGACTATGCAGTGACTATGGATAATTGGTCAACCCCGGAATATAATTTTAAGAAACAGACATGCAACAATAGTCCTTGGTGACAGCCAATTTACATGTTGCATTCCTCTGTCTAAAAGAGAGGCCAAAATAAAAAATCAGGCCGGATTTTTTGTGTTCGACAAGTGAAGTTTACGTAGTAAATCTTCGCGACGAATCTGGTGGCGTGCAAACCAGCCTTTTAAAGATACTTTTCCTCATCACGTCTCAGGTAAACAGTACTATGAGGCCCTTTTTTTATCATACAGACCTCGGATAgaatttgttcttttttgcaTTTATGAACCTATAATTCTGcagtttttcacaattttgcaAGACAATTTGCACTCATTCAATATCCACGACGAACAAAGCACACGCTTCCGTGGCACAAATTATAGCATTGAATTATAAAACATTTTCATGAAGAGAATTCTATGATGCCGGGACTTTTCAGTTAGAACAATCTGGTCCTATGTAATATGCAGGGTAATAATATTATGGGCTTTTAATGAAAACGATCAAAAAAATTCCCAAAATCACTTTTCGGCCAGCTGGACGGGTTCTCACTTTTGACAGGCGCCAAATTTGCAGCGCGATTAATTGAGTTATCATTTACGCTTCAACAAGATCGGGGCGGGGCTAAAGTACAGGTCACACTAAAAAACAATAGGACACTGGACAAAACTGTTCTGGACTGACgttttattatacaaaaataaaacaagccGAGGAACCTTGATGCCAAGAAACCTTTCATGCTGATCATACAGCTTATCCAAACTTTGTAAGAAATCACAAAGGTGTGCAAAATTATGTGATTTGTACGAAAAACAAATCACATGTGAAAAGGTAGTATTGTCGTGTTATTAGAATGCCATCTCCAAATAAACTGTGCAGCCAAGATAACTTGGAGCGAGTCATTGACATGCAGCACTGTAATCCTTTGATACATCAGCAGTTTACAGAGACAAAGATTCAAGTTGTAATGGCAGAATGCTCCCACCTAATGGCCATAAGGCAAATCCAACAGAGGTTTTTCAAGCTGTTGTGCAACAGGACGTGAGAAAATGGCAAACTCTTGGGAGAACAGCCGAGAAATATGGTCCAGCAACTATCCAAGAGGCCCAAATAGCAGTGTATGAAGTTCTTAGCCGACTACACTTTAACACAGCTGCAGTATTTTGTCACTGGTCAGAAGAGCGAGCAACAGGCCGCCAGATGTTCAGAATCAGGGCAACTTACTGTAACCCCTTCTGAGCCATTTTCTTATAATTTGCATGATGTATCATTCTTGTCATGCCCTATTTCTTATACAGAACCTCTTGTAAAAGCTCTTCATGCTCAAGAATAGGCATGACAGCTTTTACAACACCTCACCTGAAGCCTCCATTTTTGCTTCAGTTCATCACAGTCTGACAGGTGTCCACAGACATTTTGCTGAAGTTTGGATTGTTCACAAACTGATGAGTGGTACATGTATTTCTGCATTTTAGCAACTCAATGCACATTAGCAAATTTCTGCAACTGAGCACACAGTTTATATCGACACCTCTGGTTATTGGCAGTTCTGATGGTTTAGACTCTCATATCTCTTcagtataattataatttaaaaatgtttccatgacaactATCAGCTTCAACCTTTATTGAATGAAATTCTCATTTCCCTGCATGTCCAGAACCTGAAAGGCAGAGATGCATTCCTCTATCAGCTACTTTCTGAAGCCAAGTTTAAATTGAAACTGTGCGCTGTTGATGTCCGCGTTGATGGATGGGGCGGGGACGATTGTGGTTACGACAAACTTGAAGATCTTGAAGATGTCGATGTAGAGTTCTCTGAACTTGACCTGACAAAGGGAGGCAGCTGGGCTAATACACCATCGAGGTAACTACCTGCTGACTCTTAGATgtacaatcatcatcatcattatcatcatcattattatcatcagtaattatcaccatcatcatttTTAGGGAGATGTCCCAATTATTTAGTAGACTGAATGCAGATACTACACATTatataaaaaagaaaggtttCATTTATAACAAATTAGCAATGCattattttttggattttaaaataTCCAAGTTTTTGACTGGTCATTTTGTTCCCTCTAATTCAGGCCTATGGATAATGTACACTGGCTCATTCATGATATTAAATATCATGCCCACTCCATGAAGAAAGTCGACAGCCACATTAAAGGCACTGGTAACGAGGGATGTGATTGGCATACCACCTACATGACATCAGCTCTTGTAGTTCAGCTGTGCAAAGAAAAGCAAGGTACCAAAAGGAAGTTTTCGCTGGACCACGCACAGCGTCCATACCCGTACTGTGGACCCTAGATACATAGCCTGCTTAAATCACTATTGTTGAGTTTCTATCACTCGGGGTACACAGTACCTCATACTGTGACTCTTAGAAACACAGAAGTTCCTTTCTGTTGCAGTTTTATTGTAGTTACATGTAGAACAGTTTTCATTTCAATATCCAAATTATTTGGATACTTTTAGACGTTTTAGACCTACTTTTAGACCTTGCTTCGAGGACCCCTGCATTTCAGTTGGGAAGTTACGAAATATTGGTTTTTTCTGGGTGTACAATTTGAGAACTAAAAGATTTAAAGTTTTATTAGTACTTTATAAAAATGAATTATATCCATAGTATACTTTAATATATTATTTAAGAAGTAGCTTATGGTTAGCGTTTGGTTATAAAAGTTTTGAAAGGTTTAAATACATGATTATAACTTggttaagaaaaaaacaaagaataaaaTGTAATAgtcatttcatattattagtTAAAGATtgtcttttcttgttttaaccTAAGCAAAAAATGAGTGGATGGAACAACCTTTAGAGAACATTGTGATCAAATTTCAGTAACCAACATATCACAGACCATCAGCTTTAaagctttaaagtgctactatgatcaaaaaatcatttcctttttctcgtcagattttgaaagcatgcTCGCTTAACACCCAACTGGCAAAGTTTTGAGCCatcagttttatccaaaggctgtttactttgagtgcaagttttggatttcacagtccacaATTACTCACGTTCGAAACTGACCGattagacctcagagggttggatcttgAGAAAATAACGTCATTTActtactagcttaaaatttcagcatgtaaacgcaatttattatacatgcaaaacatgggtttaaaagtctgaaagcccaaaactcccgtgctgcatattaattcagccgcgtacacacgcattgcatttttaaactagtgagtctgacgtcattttctcctcgaaccagctctctcaagattttgaaagtagtaatggcggaccaaaaAGTAAGAagattccagttaaaataaacaagtgtctttttaaaatcagaactcaaaacttgggtcagttagtgcttagttaacatagttttgaaatccaaaggaaaaaagaattgtttttttggtcgtagtagcactttaaggtaCTGTATTCACTATAATCTGGAGTTAAGTTTGTTATCCTGTTATAGAGTGCTTTCACTCACGTGGCCAGCATCTATGCAAATTTATtggaacaaaagaaagcgtttgcataaGGAAAGAGTTCCACTCCCAGAGGATTGGTTTGggacaccatcatggccgccgtttcattgttttgggacaccaatatggccgccgtgacgtcatgtgaaagcACTCAATAGACATTTTTCTATTACAGGCTAATGAAGGATTGAAATTTTCTTGTGCATGTACTTTTATTTCTTATGTTTTATGAAGATTTAGATTAGTCGACTTGATAGAAAATATAAACAGAGAACTGCTGCCCACTTCAAAGTtgcagaaaataaaataaaagttcatACTTACCTAATCGTACTTGGAACAACTTGGAGTATCCCCCACCCCCTAAGAATTCTAATTCACACATCGATGTGAAGCCTAAGGTGGGGTGGGTCAGGCAtgggggtggggattttgacattttttgaaaaaaaaaatcaaattcctAACTCCTGGGACAACATATTTagtcaaaagtatcaaaatTCCCCATCGTCAGGCAAGCAAAGGTCAGTTGTACACCTCAAAAAGCTCCAAATGTAGCCATCCTGGGGACATCATGTACAAACAAAATCCCTACTCACGGGACAGCCTTGAAATCAAATTCTTGTGGGTAGCCTGACCCCCACTCGGGCTTagcattgataggtgcataaacaTCCTATACTGTTGTTAAAAATTTAAGGCTCTTTACATGATGGGCGTCAATATTTTCTTGTATGTAGAGGAAGGGATCAAACAATTAtgcaaaaactttttttttcaatttattttcaatttctttttttaacatcttTTCATCTTGTTGGGTCGAAGAATTGGGATATTTGCTGCCGCAgcgagtgagcctgaagcgaacgagcgaggcagctctctaatcagCAGAGGTTTACATTATAGGGGCTTGCGATCACTTTTTCTTACCaaacgcaaggaattgtggttatgcgcaaATGGGAGATTTTGGATGCGCAGTGGTatgcgcaaggaattgtggttattcGCGAACGGAAATATTTTAGGATGCGCAGTGATATGGTGCAAGGAGTTGTGGTCATGCGCCAATGGATGAGTTAGGATGCGCAGTGAACCATGTTCTTGCTTGTTTCTTAAAGCAGTGTCAAATTGTGGTGCGTAAATTGTATGCATCAACTTCATGCCTCATGGCGAATCGATGGCGAGGTGTGACAACGGTTACCGGTCCAAAGATTACCGATTACCAATAATCTAATAACATTGAACCGGTTACAAGCCGAAGAGACTGAAATTCGTTCTACCTTGTTTAGTGGTGTTAAACACTCACACAGTTCGTATTACGTTGAACGATGTGCTGCACCGGCGGTAGCCCTAAGATGTCTGCTTACTTGTgtccaaaataaataaataaataatcagcTGCGAAGGCAATGCAAAGACTACTGCACAATcacaacaagaaagtaaaaaaaaaacaagagcgCGACCTGTGTTATTTTGAAAACCATgccacaaaaaaaacaacatacgCGCATTTATTGTCGCTTACCCAAGACAACGGAACATTTATCAAATCACGTCACCTACGACATGTAATTTGCATACAGACAGGCTAACGAACTTCGTCTGAACAGCTTTTCCATCTCGACTACTTTACTCTCGTTCGAACAGCTTATTCACCTCGACTACTTTACTTGGCGGCGAGTTAGTTGGTGGCGAGGTGGTTTCTTGGTGGCGTGTTGGTTGGTGGCGAGATGGTTTCTTGGTGGCGAAACTCCCTGGTGGCGAGATGACCGGATACTGTGACAAGGGATCGAGACAATAAAGCCCATACACATGCGATTCACATCTAGCTCCCCTTTACCGCAAAATCAAAAGGATGGAAATCGAAAGATGTGGAAATCGAAAGAAGTGAAAATTGTAGCCGCAGAAATCTCACTTATGAATTCTGTGCCGGTACGCATTAAATGCCTCTGGAGGGTTGACATTGTCGAAGACGCGTCCAGCATCGCCGGATATGTGAAAATGCTAAAACTTAAGTTTAACTTCATGTTCGGATGAAAAGGAGTAGATCGTAgcataggataggataggataactttatttagacacgTAAACTCATCAGTCACAACTGTAAAAACCTAATTATTTACTAGAATAATTACAAATTACACAACGACTAGAACTACATTAATCTAAAATACTCTAAATAATCAATTATAgctataatattaaatgacaaaataaaacctGCTTTACATGAGTGCCGTGTATTAAGAATTCTAAATTTAACCTGATGAAAAGAGACGCTCACAGCCAGCCCGGAACGCGCTAAGGGAGTCAGCCTGCCGCAACTCGATTGGTAAGCTATTCCAAAAAACTGCTCCAGAGTAACTGAAGCTATTCTTCCTATAGTGTGTGTGTGGCTGTGGGATGGCTAGTTTGCCCTCTGTGTCCCTTGAGGAGTAATTGGAGACGCTACTACGGTCAACAAATTTGTAACTAAGGTAATCTGGAGTAAGATCATTAAGCGACTTATAAACCATCAGAGCCTTATGGATTGTTCGttgagaatcaagttttatccaTCCGAGTTTTTTAATGAGGTTATCAGCGTTGGCATCATAATTCGAGTAAGTGAGTATACACGCAGCgcgattttgaagtttttgaagttTACTGGGTAGGGTTTTGCCGCAGCATCCCCAGACAGAGTTACAGTAGTCGAAGTGAGGCTGTACCAAAGACATGAAGATTGATCGGAGAGTCTCGTGTGGAACGAAAGACCTCACTCTCTTCAAAGCTCCGATACCAGACGCGATTTTCTTACATAAATTCTCAACATGAACATTCCAGGATAGAGTCTGGTCAATATGAACACCAAGAGATTTCGTAGAGGTAACATGAGTTATAGGTGCACCGTCAATCATAAGTGACGGAGGATTGTGAAATGTGCTTAGCCTCTGCCTCGATCCGATcaacataaactcagttttagatGCGTTAAGGGTAAGCTTGTTAACAGTTAACCATTTTTCAACTCTAGCAAGATCCACATTTAACAGTCTGGGATCGTTATCAGATTTGATATCCATGTGACGTCATAACATGGCGGCCATTTCAAAAGTCGGGAATTTTCGTATTCACTTCGCTTTGCTCGTTAGTTGTTCGATTATGCTCGGGCAATTTACCCATAACTCTATTTGACAAGTACCAGAAAGAAAGGAGCCTAACGTGTCTTGAAGATGACAGTATAAGACCAGCGTAAACGATATAAGTTCAGTGTTCCTCAAATTATCGGGTTCATGCTCAGAATTATAAAACTGCAGATATCGAGGCCATAATAGACATAATAACTATGCAggcatttcaatgaaaaaatgaCGAGTAAATAGATTCGTCTAGAAGATATTGACATTAAACCAGTCTTACTCAAATGTTCTTTGTGAGGAATCCTATTCCCAACCATGAACTGTACAGTTGTACAGCCTCTGCCATATCACTCAAATAAGCTTGATGAGTAGACCACACTTGAGAGGTTTAACGAGGTGAACATACAGCTTTTTAATAACACAGTGAATAACATCAGCAATGAAACACGACAAACGTCAATGGACATTTTAGCCCAAATTTTAgtaaattttgtaataaaactAACTGACCTCAATGCCTTGTTGTCTGTTCTATAGTCATCTAGCGCTTCTGCGCGATCCGAAATCTTTTAAGCGATATATCACTTTTTAGTTTCCTCTCCGCTCGTAAGAAGAGTAAAAGCTACCTACTCGGTTCTAAAGTCACTCCTGCTCGAAGCGAAAAAAAGGCACTTAAAAGCATGCCAGCCGCCCCAATTCCTCTACAGAATCATAGTACAGGGTTAAGCGCTCCGTTCCAGTAAAATTCCAAGCCAAATTCATCTCCACAGCGCACGAAAGCTCTTTATTTTTAGTAAATTGACGGGTCAACAGATCATCAGTTGCGTGATCGATTCCACATTGCGTTCGCTCTTACATCTCACATATATATAGCGAAAGTGATCAATATAAGTTGCGTGATTAAATTACTCTATTCTTTGCATAGTGCGTTGTAATCCGAGAGGTTTGTTTACGTCTAAGGACAAAATACCTTGACCTTTCAAACGaatataaatgtttttgacGAGTGCTAAGgctaagttttaactttttttccgAGAAAATTCCAACATTGCTTCTGGCGAACTAAACACGATCTCCCCATCAGCGTATTCCATGGCCAGACGTAATACCTTTTTAGAGCACTGAATATTCCCTTCGAAAGTGAACAGACAAACATTCCAgagtacaaaatgaaaatcttCTGTTTCGCACGCAAAACGAAAATACAGCTTAACTCTGCATAATTTCAGCCTTAGTAGCCGGCAACTGATCCTAAGTGACATTCTTTATCTTTGCAAATGTCCTGATGTGCATCGCCAACGGAGTTTGGCCCAATTTTGACCAAATAAACATTTCTCACAGACGGCCATGTTCTGTCTGAATAGTAGAAGTAGAATTTTCTAACGTGACAAAATGCTCCTGAGGGGGGATATGACGAAAAGAGCTGAGAAATGGCCTGTAATTGGCTGATGATGACATCATCCGGTGATAACAATTGGCCGAGTGGGCCGGAAATCTGCGTCTGGTCACagacaaaactaaaaaaaaacaagaagttTAAAAAACTTTTAACCGCGCTCTTTTTACTCTTGCGCTCACAAAAATATTACGTAATATTTAGCAACAAGGCGTTGTTGGACACGACTCGCAAAGGAATTTTCGCTCGAGCTCATTT of the Montipora foliosa isolate CH-2021 chromosome 14, ASM3666993v2, whole genome shotgun sequence genome contains:
- the LOC137984528 gene encoding uncharacterized protein, with amino-acid sequence MDIKSDNDPRLLNVDLARVEKWLTVNKLTLNASKTEFMLIGSRQRLSTFHNPPSLMIDGAPITHVTSTKSLGVHIDQTLSWNVHVENLCKKIASGIGALKRVRSFVPHETLRSIFMSLVQPHFDYCNSVWGCCGKTLPSKLQKLQNRAACILTYSNYDANADNLIKKLGWIKLDSQRTIHKALMVYKSLNDLTPDYLSYKFVDRSSVSNYSSRDTEGKLAIPQPHTHYRKNSFSYSGAVFWNSLPIELRQADSLSAFRAGCERLFSSG
- the LOC137984677 gene encoding uncharacterized protein isoform X2 — its product is MAKMAADLQHLGDMLFSPIPPIVVVKKEPETFPEEELDRLTDLIQGKTNFPGDFSCSGVCPVVPDISFKDSQTFLDPSFTKGKQNNSSRTGISIQDLIGLCSQAPFGRDETTVVDKTVRSCWQLDPEKFTISDTPTWNKAFEELKAAASCVLAPGLKPHKVELRLYKLLVYEKGSFFLPHRDTQKTENHFGTVVLSMPVKHKGGELFVRHNGQDRCYNLDPGRLTAKCQWAAFYTDVEHEIKEITSGHRITLIYHLYSAKKSKLVAPVSGVDSHPIIQSLKKVQEFLAKNDDKMYYGFYNAGFLMEHKYTPKSLQPKNLKGRDAFLYQLLSEAKFKLKLCAVDVRVDGWGGDDCGYDKLEDLEDVDVEFSELDLTKGGSWANTPSRPMDNVHWLIHDIKYHAHSMKKVDSHIKGTGNEGCDWHTTYMTSALVVQLCKEKQGTKRKFSLDHAQRPYPYCGP
- the LOC137984677 gene encoding uncharacterized protein isoform X1 → MQPGYVISNFKQAKMAADLQHLGDMLFSPIPPIVVVKKEPETFPEEELDRLTDLIQGKTNFPGDFSCSGVCPVVPDISFKDSQTFLDPSFTKGKQNNSSRTGISIQDLIGLCSQAPFGRDETTVVDKTVRSCWQLDPEKFTISDTPTWNKAFEELKAAASCVLAPGLKPHKVELRLYKLLVYEKGSFFLPHRDTQKTENHFGTVVLSMPVKHKGGELFVRHNGQDRCYNLDPGRLTAKCQWAAFYTDVEHEIKEITSGHRITLIYHLYSAKKSKLVAPVSGVDSHPIIQSLKKVQEFLAKNDDKMYYGFYNAGFLMEHKYTPKSLQPKNLKGRDAFLYQLLSEAKFKLKLCAVDVRVDGWGGDDCGYDKLEDLEDVDVEFSELDLTKGGSWANTPSRPMDNVHWLIHDIKYHAHSMKKVDSHIKGTGNEGCDWHTTYMTSALVVQLCKEKQGTKRKFSLDHAQRPYPYCGP
- the LOC137984677 gene encoding uncharacterized protein isoform X3 — its product is MAADLQHLGDMLFSPIPPIVVVKKEPETFPEEELDRLTDLIQGKTNFPGDFSCSGVCPVVPDISFKDSQTFLDPSFTKGKQNNSSRTGISIQDLIGLCSQAPFGRDETTVVDKTVRSCWQLDPEKFTISDTPTWNKAFEELKAAASCVLAPGLKPHKVELRLYKLLVYEKGSFFLPHRDTQKTENHFGTVVLSMPVKHKGGELFVRHNGQDRCYNLDPGRLTAKCQWAAFYTDVEHEIKEITSGHRITLIYHLYSAKKSKLVAPVSGVDSHPIIQSLKKVQEFLAKNDDKMYYGFYNAGFLMEHKYTPKSLQPKNLKGRDAFLYQLLSEAKFKLKLCAVDVRVDGWGGDDCGYDKLEDLEDVDVEFSELDLTKGGSWANTPSRPMDNVHWLIHDIKYHAHSMKKVDSHIKGTGNEGCDWHTTYMTSALVVQLCKEKQGTKRKFSLDHAQRPYPYCGP